DNA sequence from the Prolixibacter sp. SD074 genome:
CATTTGAAAACTTAGCAGACAGAATAGTAATGGTTGAGCTTGACCATGAAGTCGCGGCAGTTTGGGAAGTAATTATCAATGGAGATCATAATTGGTTGGCGGAAAAAATCTATTCATTTGATCTAAACCCTGAAAATGCAAATGCAATACTTAAAAAGGAAGACAAAACGATAAAGGAACAGGCTTTAAGCACAATTCTTAAAAACAGAATCTTTCATGGGGGAATAATTACTAAAGGTTCAGGGCTAATTAAAAATGGTGAGAACGGAAAGGGGATCAAATCTCGTTGGTATCCAAAAACCCTGTATGATAGAATTACGGCGGTTGGTCATGTAAAATCAAAAATGAAGTTTGTAACCGGTGATGCATTTGCAGAATTGGAGAAAATTAAGAATGATGTAGATACTTATTCATTCATTGACCCACCATACACTGTTGCAGGAAAACGACTATACACTCATTTCGAAATCGACCATGACGCTTTGTTTGCTTTGACTGCTCAACTGAAAGGAAAATTTATGCTCACGTATGATGATACGGAAGAAATAAGGGGGTTGGCCGCCAAATATAACTTTGATTTTAGGACAATTCCAATGAAGACGACACACCATATTCAAAAGAATGAAATCATCATATCGGACAATTTTGAATGGTGGAAATAGAAAACACTGGTTCCCATTATTATATAAATGTTAGGGTTTAATGTGGCCGGAACGGCCCGGCATGGCGCCCCGCTTGAATGAAGTTTCGGTTACATTCTTTTCTGCAGAACACGCACTGCTATCGTCCTATTCCCAAATGACCTTGATCCTTTCCGGTGAAAAAAAAGCTTCCCGGTCACAGGAAGCCTTCTTTAGCATTTACTCAAATATTTTGAACCGACTTATTTCTTCGTCTCGTAGGCAAGTATTTTTTCCAAACGACGGGCATGACGTTCTTCTTCGGTGAAATCGGTTGCCAGCCAGAGTTTGATGACTTCTTTAATCTCATCCATGGTCAAAAAACGCGCGCCCAGCGAAAGTACGTTGGCATTGTTGTGCACGCGCGACAGGGTGATGATATCTTTCGGGCCACCGTAATAAAGCGCTGCCCGCACGCCTTTTACTTTGTTGGCTGCCAGCGCCTCGCCCTGACCCGAGCCACCCAGTACAATGGCTTTGTTCTCTAATGGTTTTTCGGCCACTTTTTCGGCTGCCGGGATAATGAAATCAGGATAGTCGTCCTGTGCCTCATAGGTGTGTGGGCCCACATCTTCAAAATCAAGGTTCATCTCTTTCAGGAACTCACCGATTTGATTTTTCAGTTCGTATCCCGCGTGGTCAGATGCCAGGTAAATCATGTGTGTGTTTTTAATTTTTAGCTGAGCAAATTTAGGAAATTTTTCAAGTAAGCGTTGTTGCGCCTTGTAAGTACCGTCATTCATTACGATAAGTTTTTGAAAAAAATAACCTGCTACACAATTTAGCCTGCCGACACATTTAATTTTTCAACCACATATTTGACGGCATCTTCGGGTTTGGTCGGCGTAAAATCGAAGCGCTCTTCAAACTTGGTGCTGTTGAAAACATAATCGCGTTCGTTCTGGTAATTCATCTCTTTCAGCTCCCGCATGATGGGTATGAAGAGGCCGATGATGCCCAACATCCAGTTGGGAACGACTGTAAACTTTGGCTCCACACTCATCGTCTTGGCAAAAAGTGTAATCCAGTCTTTTCCGGTTAACCGGGAATGGTCGGTGGGCAAATGCCAGACCTGGTTCCATACATCGGGAGTATTTCCTAACATCGCAGTCGCTTTGGCTGCATCCGGGACAAATGTGTACTGATGCACTTTGTTGGCGTTGGCAAGCCATTGAGCCTTTTTCCCTTTGGCCAGGTTTTTATAGACCATTTCCACAGGAACACTGTTGGTTAACCCCAGGAAGTCGGCTGAACGGGCAATGAGAGCGGTGAGTTCACCGGAGGCTGTCTCATCCTGCAACGTCTTTGCAATTTGGCGGCGTATCTCGCCTTTTTTACTGGTTGGCCGGATGGAGGTTTCTTCTGTCATGTAGCCCAACGAATCGCGATCGTACATGTAAACATTGTCGAAGAAAACCAGTTTGGCGTTGTGTTTCTTACAGGCGGCAATCACGTTGTTCATTACCTGTGGCCATACCTTACGCCATACTTTGATGTCGTATGGAAATCCTACCACCAGGTAAACAACTTCGGAACCTTTAACGGCCTCATCAATGCTTTCGGCATTCGTCAAATCAGCCGGGAAGAGTTCGTCTCCGGCATTTACCTTAACGGGATTTCGGCTTACCAACCGGATTTTGTCTGTGTAAGCCAGTAGTTCTTTTGCGAGGTCAATGCCAATGGCACCGCCTGCTCCTAAAATGGTTTGCATGGTCATTCGTTTTTAGGTTACATTCTGTCATTCAGTTTAAAGCTATATTGCTTTCCGGTTAAAACCGAAAAATAAAAAGTTTGTCCGGTGCTATCTTTCGATACGAATTCTGCATGACCTAGGATTCAAGCAATTCCTGAAACGTCGTCAGAAACGGCCCAACATGGTATCCGTCCATCAGTCCGTGGTGGACCGACACAGAAACCGGCATTATTAATTTCGTCTAACGCAACCACTTCATTGTCGATGATGCGATAGCGAAAAGGTTCCGCCTGGTTGGCTGCCAGAAGCGATTGATAGAGGTACCAAATAAAAAACGGGATGTCGTGTTCCTTCGCTTTTCGGTAGGTAAGGCTGAACCATTGACTTTAGTTATGTGTTGAGATGAGGGTTTAGCTTAAATTGAAACTTCATAATACGTTGCAGCGAATGCAAATTAAGCTGATTCATTGTTTGTGTGCATTATGCCGTGGACGTACTAAAATTAAAATGTTATTATGTTCGTAAGAAGAATCCATAACACGGACTTGAGTGTTACTGCTGTTGGACTGGGCACATGGGCCATGGGGAACGATTTTTTTGGCCATGTCGATGACAGTGAATCGATTTATGCGCTTCGGTCCGGAATTGATTCCGGGATAAATCTGATTGATACTGCTCCGGCTTATGGGGCCGGCCATGCCGAAGAGGTGGTTGGAAAAGCCATCAAAGGCTATCGCGATAAAGTGGTGGTGGCGACCAAATGCGGAATCGTTCGCACCAAAGATGATTTCATCAAAAACCTGAAGCCGGAATCGGTGATGAAAGAGATTGATGATTCGCTCCGTCGCCTGAAGACTGACTACATCGATCTGTACCAGTTGCATTGGCCCGATCCGGATACGCCGATTGAAGAGACTCTCGAAGCAATTGAAAAAATCAAGAAAGCGGGTAAATTCCGATATCTGGGCGTTTCCAATTTCACTCCGGAGCAGATGGATGAGGTGAGGAAAATTACTCCGCTCGTTAGTTTGCAGCCCCAGTATTCCATGCTCGATCGAAGCATCGAGAAGAAGGTTGTACCGTATTGCCAGGAAAAAGGTTTGGGAGTTATTTCGTACGGAACCTTGGCCGGTGGCTTGCTAACCGGA
Encoded proteins:
- a CDS encoding aldo/keto reductase — translated: MFVRRIHNTDLSVTAVGLGTWAMGNDFFGHVDDSESIYALRSGIDSGINLIDTAPAYGAGHAEEVVGKAIKGYRDKVVVATKCGIVRTKDDFIKNLKPESVMKEIDDSLRRLKTDYIDLYQLHWPDPDTPIEETLEAIEKIKKAGKFRYLGVSNFTPEQMDEVRKITPLVSLQPQYSMLDRSIEKKVVPYCQEKGLGVISYGTLAGGLLTGKFKEIPTFKEGDFRDKFYDYYHEPEWSKVQKVIKALKSVARDHNKTVAQVVINWTFSQLGITSVLVGAKSGKQARENAEACSFTLTLDDLQKINKAIRENLD
- a CDS encoding CatA-like O-acetyltransferase, whose protein sequence is MPVSVSVHHGLMDGYHVGPFLTTFQELLES
- a CDS encoding DNA adenine methylase gives rise to the protein MDGQLSIFENKQKKTTPKVVNVASVPQRSPFRYPGGKTWLIPVVRKWLKQSKAPKTLIEPFAGGGIVSLTGAFENLADRIVMVELDHEVAAVWEVIINGDHNWLAEKIYSFDLNPENANAILKKEDKTIKEQALSTILKNRIFHGGIITKGSGLIKNGENGKGIKSRWYPKTLYDRITAVGHVKSKMKFVTGDAFAELEKIKNDVDTYSFIDPPYTVAGKRLYTHFEIDHDALFALTAQLKGKFMLTYDDTEEIRGLAAKYNFDFRTIPMKTTHHIQKNEIIISDNFEWWK
- a CDS encoding NAD(P)H-binding protein, which gives rise to MQTILGAGGAIGIDLAKELLAYTDKIRLVSRNPVKVNAGDELFPADLTNAESIDEAVKGSEVVYLVVGFPYDIKVWRKVWPQVMNNVIAACKKHNAKLVFFDNVYMYDRDSLGYMTEETSIRPTSKKGEIRRQIAKTLQDETASGELTALIARSADFLGLTNSVPVEMVYKNLAKGKKAQWLANANKVHQYTFVPDAAKATAMLGNTPDVWNQVWHLPTDHSRLTGKDWITLFAKTMSVEPKFTVVPNWMLGIIGLFIPIMRELKEMNYQNERDYVFNSTKFEERFDFTPTKPEDAVKYVVEKLNVSAG
- a CDS encoding RpiB/LacA/LacB family sugar-phosphate isomerase, translated to MNDGTYKAQQRLLEKFPKFAQLKIKNTHMIYLASDHAGYELKNQIGEFLKEMNLDFEDVGPHTYEAQDDYPDFIIPAAEKVAEKPLENKAIVLGGSGQGEALAANKVKGVRAALYYGGPKDIITLSRVHNNANVLSLGARFLTMDEIKEVIKLWLATDFTEEERHARRLEKILAYETKK